The following are encoded together in the Triticum dicoccoides isolate Atlit2015 ecotype Zavitan chromosome 6B, WEW_v2.0, whole genome shotgun sequence genome:
- the LOC119323498 gene encoding ubiquinol oxidase 1c, mitochondrial-like translates to MDERTQKLSTSQLRARKYSTSQAEPPFIPRLASSARSATPSRRALARRHVVKSPSQSLARPQVREPTTTSFASRAAAHQAGSSSSAMSSRVAGSVLLRHLGPRVFGPTTPAAQRPLLAGGEGGAVVVWARPLSTSAAEAAREEAAASKDNVASTAAATAEAMQAAKAQAVQAAKEGGKSPVSSYWGIVPAKLVNKDGAEWKWSCFRPWEAYTSDTTIDLTKHHKPKVLLDKIAYWTVKSLRVPTDIFFQRRYGCRAMMLETVAAVPGMVGGMLLHLRSLRRFEQSGGWIRALLEEAENERMHLMTFMEVAKPKWYERALVLAVQGVFFNAYFLGYIVSPKFAHRVVGYLEEEAIHSYTEFLRDLEAGRIENVPAPRIAIDYWRLPADARLKDVVTVVRADEAHHRDVNHFAADIHFQGLELNKTPAPLGYH, encoded by the exons ATGGACGAGCGCACGCAGAAGCTGTCCACCAGTCAATTGCGAGCTCGTAAATACTCTACCAGCCAAGCAGAGCCGCCGTTCATCCCACGTCTCGCGTCGTCTGCTCGTAGCGCCACGCCATCGCGGCGCGCGCTGGCTCGGCGACACGTCGTCAAGTCACCCTCTCAGAGCTTGGCACGTCCGCAGGTTCGCGAGCCTACGACCACGAGTTTCGCGAGCAGAGCGGCAGCCCACCAAGCAGGCTCGTCATCTTCGGCGATGAGTTCCCGCGTCGCCGGATCCGTCCTCCTCCGCCACCTGGGCCCGCGCGTCTTCGGGCCGACCACTCCTGCTGCGCAGAGGCCCCTGCTTGCCGGAGGAGAAGGGGGCGCCGTGGTCGTGTGGGCGCGGCCGCTGTCCACCTCCGCCGCagaggcggcgagggaggaggcggccgcgtccAAGGACAACGTGGCGAGCACCGCCGCCGCGACGGCCGAGGCGATGCAGGCCGCGAAGGCCCAGGCCGTGCAGGCCGCCAAGGAGGGGGGCAAGAGCCCAGTGAGCAGCTACTGGGGCATCGTGCCTGCCAAGCTGGTGAACAAGGACGGCGCCGAGTGGAAGTGGTCTTGCTTCAGG CCGTGGGAGGCGTACACGTCGGACACGACGATCGATCTCACCAAGCACCACAAGCCCAAGGTGCTGCTCGACAAGATCGCCTACTGGACCGTCAAGTCGCTGCGCGTGCCCACCGACATCTTCTTCCAG AGGAGGTACGGGTGCCGGGCGATGATGCTGGAGACGGTGGCGGCGGTGCCGGGGATGGTGGGCGGGATGCTGCTCCACCTGCGGTCGCTGCGGCGGTTCGAGCAGAGCGGCGGGTGGATCCGGGCGCTGCTGGAGGAGGCAGAGAACGAGCGGATGCACCTGATGACCTTCATGGAGGTGGCCAAACCCAAGTGGTACGAGCGCGCGCTGGTGCTGGCGGTGCAGGGCGTCTTCTTCAACGCCTACTTCCTGGGCTACATCGTGTCCCCCAAGTTTGCGCACCGCGTCGTCGGCTACCTcgaggaggaggccatccactcctACACCGAGTTCCTCCGCGACCTCGAGGCCGGCAGGATCGAGAACGTCCccgccccgcgcatcgccatcGACTACTGGCGCCTCCCCGCCGACGCCAGGCTCAAGGACGTGGTCACCGTCGTGCGCGCCGACGAGGCGCACCACCGCGACGTCAACCACTTCGCCGCG GACATCCATTTCCAGGGGCTGGAGCTCAACAAGACGCCTGCCCCGCTAGGATATCACTGA